A single window of Lepisosteus oculatus isolate fLepOcu1 chromosome 29, fLepOcu1.hap2, whole genome shotgun sequence DNA harbors:
- the LOC102688881 gene encoding ankyrin repeat domain-containing protein 34B yields MGEPWDYLTDGSPLIKAAHLGKLRLVRLLVEGGAQVNERNQTGETPLLAACKARQGDQPVTSQLKLLSYLLDHQADPNGQDRTGRTALMYTCREKAGPEVAALLLDRGADPSLEDYAGASALVYAVNAKEKATLQVLLDACRERGRDIIIISKDLTARGHAVTKRYLNVPPSPDDEGHSSPDSCTSPSEIELQTGSPSSEAEGGNIFDFRGTSKRGAPAPLRENACARPKLDSWAGKNHRLRSEPWLEIHNLTHLQDAYEESLRGGGWAQEEEEEETEQGQLETELQVLAVSRRTSCSKSTDSAQVSSSETARARTPAPEKSPRRSSIEKLPTSTKSRVLGRRNTLTAAPDRPLLQLPHLAPDPCSSDLHLQPGNNVEPTPVETQGSRQGPGRKGQLSSAPGRRSLSIESTEGSQGVFAGDVTGKRRLPERRPQEGAMPSGSQARSSFLPPLPSGPSPAPAGLGPPAPTEKPPWRPLCGSRFAAGQEKRVQRRHSIQLEQMKHPGSYEEILLL; encoded by the coding sequence atgggCGAGCCATGGGACTACCTCACCGACGGAAGCCCCCTCATCAAGGCGGCCCACCTGGGCAAGCTCCGGCTGGTGCGTCTATTGGTGGAAGGCGGGGCCCAGGTCAACGAACGCAACCAGACGGGTGAAACGCCGCTGCTGGCGGCTTGCAAAGCCAGGCAGGGGGACCAGCCGGTCACCAGCCAGCTGAAGCTGCTGAGCTACCTGCTGGACCACCAAGCCGACCCCAACGGCCAGGACAGGACGGGGCGCACCGCCCTGATGTACACCTGCAGGGAGAAGGCGGGGCCCGAGGTGGCGGCGCTCCTGCTCGACCGCGGCGCCGACCCCAGCCTGGAGGACTACGCGGGCGCCTCGGCGCTGGTCTACGCCGTCAACGCCAAGGAGAAGGCCAccctgcaggtgctgctggaCGCCTGCAGGGAGAGGGGCCGggacatcatcatcatctccaAAGACCTCACCGCTCGGGGCCACGCCGTCACCAAGAGGTACCTGAACGTGCCGCCCTCCCCGGACGACGAGGGACACTCCTCGCCGGATTCCTGCACGTCTCCCTCGGAGATCGAGCTCCAGACGGGCTCCCCCAGCTCCGAGGCGGAGGGAGGGAACATCTTCGACTTCCGGGGGACCAGCAAAAGAGGGGCGCCGGCCCCGCTGCGAGAGAACGCGTGCGCTCGGCCCAAACTGGACAGCTGGGCGGGCAAGAACCACCGCCTGCGATCGGAGCCCTGGCTGGAGATTCACAACCTGACACACCTGCAGGACGCGTACGAGGAGAGCCTGAGGGGTGGAGGATGggcgcaggaggaggaggaggaggaaacgGAGCAGGGGCAGCTGGAAACCGAACTACAGGTCCTGGCTGTGTCAAGAAGAACCTCCTGCTCCAAGAGCACGGATTCCGCACAGGTCTCCTCCTCCGAAACCGCCCGGGCCCGAACCCCAGCCCCCGAGAAGTCGCCCAGGAGATCCTCCATCGAGAAGCTGCCCACATCCACCAAATCCAGGGTGCTGGGCCGCAGGAACACGCTGACCGCCGCTCCGGACCGACCCCTCCTGCAGCTGCCCCACCTGGCCCCAGACCCCTGCTCTTCCGATTTGCACCTTCAGCCCGGTAACAACGTGGAACCCACCCCAGTGGAAACCCAGGGCAGCAGGCAggggccaggcagaaagggccAGCTCTCGTCCGCGCCCGGCCGGAGGTCCCTCTCCATCGAGTCCACTGAGGGCTCCCAGGGTGTCTTCGCTGGTGACGTAACCGGGAAAAGACGACTCCCCGAGAGgcggccacaagagggcgccaTGCCGTCCGGCTCCCAGGCGCGATCAAGCTTCCTCCCGCCACTCCCTTCGGGTCCCTCCCCGGCACCTGCCGGGCTCGGACCTCCTGCCCCCACGGAGAAGCCTCCCTGGCGCCCGCTCTGCGGCTCCAGGTTTGCGGCCGGCCAGGAGAAAAGGGTACAGCGTCGACACTCCATCCAACTGGAGCAGATGAAGCATCCGGGCAGCTACGAGGAGATCCTGCTACTGTGA